A genomic region of Methanobrevibacter sp. contains the following coding sequences:
- a CDS encoding DNA-binding protein, with product MSNLDEIRQKRMAELQAQQAAAQNQAQQQAMAQAQQQEAQAQFEAQKKQILGQIMTPEARQRLANLKLTKPELVNQIEIQLIQSAQAGSLRGKVTDDQLKVLLRQIAGQKREIKITRK from the coding sequence ATGAGCAATTTAGATGAAATTCGTCAAAAAAGAATGGCTGAATTGCAGGCTCAACAGGCTGCTGCGCAGAACCAGGCACAACAACAGGCTATGGCTCAGGCTCAACAGCAAGAAGCTCAAGCACAATTCGAAGCTCAGAAAAAACAAATCTTAGGTCAAATCATGACTCCTGAAGCTCGTCAAAGATTAGCAAATCTCAAGTTAACCAAACCGGAGTTGGTTAATCAAATCGAAATTCAGCTCATACAGTCAGCACAGGCTGGCAGCCTAAGAGGAAAAGTAACTGATGACCAGCTTAAAGTCCTTTTAAGACAAATTGCAGGTCAGAAAAGAGAAATTAAAATTACAAGGAAATAA
- a CDS encoding 30S ribosomal protein S19e, translated as MTTVFDVPADLLIEKVAEEFKENDKIESPAWSNFVRTGVHKERKPENPDWWFVRAASIIRRVYIDGPVGVSSLRTFYGGKKDRGVRPEKFMKGSGSIIRTALHQLEDAGYVEKVEGGRVVTPQGRSFLDKISGEIIKDIPELEKY; from the coding sequence ATGACTACTGTATTTGATGTACCTGCAGATTTATTAATTGAAAAAGTCGCAGAAGAATTTAAAGAAAACGATAAAATCGAGTCTCCTGCATGGTCCAATTTTGTTAGAACTGGTGTTCACAAAGAAAGAAAACCAGAAAACCCTGATTGGTGGTTTGTAAGAGCTGCTTCTATCATTAGAAGAGTTTACATTGACGGACCTGTTGGTGTTTCAAGTTTAAGAACTTTCTACGGTGGCAAAAAAGACCGTGGCGTACGTCCTGAAAAATTCATGAAAGGAAGCGGATCTATCATCAGAACTGCACTCCATCAGCTTGAAGACGCAGGGTACGTGGAAAAAGTTGAAGGCGGAAGAGTTGTCACTCCTCAAGGAAGATCCTTTTTAGATAAAATTTCCGGAGAAATAATTAAAGACATTCCTGAACTTGAAAAATATTAA